In Salvelinus namaycush isolate Seneca chromosome 37, SaNama_1.0, whole genome shotgun sequence, the following are encoded in one genomic region:
- the LOC120031279 gene encoding gasdermin-E-like isoform X1: MISNAVKSMLKEVDSNGTLIPVSSLNDSSGKLNLLSLIVKTRPRCGCFWQEPKYQSRGFSLSDVLIPGEPEDNPLNPDVKESDFVDHSGTFGDKKEINSEGNVEGLAADLKLNLGLKSFSEQESSFGRLKKEEVEVKELVNYSKNKHLNMTHPVIKQTREKPRAILGVLTERIMTSQPCPVTNKVRKRGNVGANMSVRVALSVKASMKQSGSTQTDSDVSLKIPEYTVIAFSLIELKVKCDGKFELCLFANNGGFEKVRSNYEIEEDGIMDLGGDYDINSPLNLNKELKKLSDHFQLLSVLPAATRSSLLQLLKTTMEDREAVSVLESVLDQMCDGETPDLGDLEESERETVQAIQDLVDQCVGKDEDEIRSSLLSAVHLIVSAMDGMTDEGLFVLGSCCSPPVLQALQILVQHVAAGSGETLSLRDAGLAVLTEEEVFGRTESLFGHSTVTLKREEDTLRTEMKDQPGYLPLVMSITVKGLASLGKI, translated from the exons ATGATTTCCAATGCCGTAAAATCCATGTTGAAGGAAGTAGATTCTAACGGTACCCTGATCCCTGTGTCCAGTCTGAACGACAGCTCTGGTAAACTGAATCTCCTCTCACTCATTGTGAAGACCAGGCCCAGATGTGGATGCTTCTGGCAGGAACCGAAATACCAGTCCAGAGGCTTTTCCCTGAGTGATGTGCTGATTCCTGGAGAACCTGAAGACAACCCTTTAAACCCAG ATGTGAAGGAGTCTGACTTCGTGGACCACAGTGGGACATTTGGTGACAAGAAAGAAATTAACTCAGAAGGAAATGTGGAGGGATTGGCGGCTGATTTAAAACTTAACTTGGGCTTAAAAAGCTTCAGCGAACAAGAGTCGTCCTTTGGCAGactgaagaaagaggaggtggaagtGAAGGAGTTGGTTAACTATTCGAAAAACAA ACATCTGAACATGACCCACCCTGTGATCAAGCAGACCCGGGAGAAGCCCAGGGCAATATTAGGGGTGTTGACGGAGAGGATTATGACATCACAACCTTGCCCGGTCACAAACAAAGTCCGGAAGCGTGGCAATGTAGGAGCCAACATGAGCGTCCGCGTGGCCCTGAGCGTGAAG GCCTCTATGAAGCAGAGCGGCAGTACTCAGACAGATAGTGATGTGTCGCTGAAGATTCCTGAATATACTGTCATTGCCTTCAGTCTGATTGAACTCAAGGTCAAATGCGATGGAAAGTTTG AGCTGTGCCTCTTCGCCAACAATGGGGGCTTTGAAAAGGTTAGGTCAAATTACGAGATTGAAGAGGATGGAATTATGGACCTGGGAGGCGACTACGATATCAACAGCCCCCTAAATCTGAACAAAG AACTGAAGAAACTGAGTGATCATTTCCAGCTGCTGTCAGTCCTGCCAGCAGCCACACGTTCCTCCCTGCTCCAGCTCCTCAAGACAACCatggaggacagagaggcagTCAGTGTGCTGGAGAGTGTG ctggatcAGATGTGTGATGGTGAGACTCCTGACCTGGGTGATCTGGAAGAGTCTGAGAGGGAAACAGTCCAGGCCATACAGGATCTTGTAGACCAATGTGTTGGGAAGGATGAGGACGAGATCAGATCCTCTCTTCTCAGTGCTGTCCACCTCATTGTCAGTGCCATGGACG GAATGACAGATGAGGGTCTGTTTGTGTTGGGATCGTGTTGCAGTCCTCCAGTCTTACAGGCCCTGCAGATCCTG GTGCAGCATGTGGCAGCAGGGAGTGGAGAGACCCTCTCTCTGAGAGATGCAGGTCTGGCTGTTCTGACTGAGGAGGAGGTGTTTGGGAGGACAGAGAGTCTCTTTGGTCACTCTACAGTTAcactgaagagagaagaggacacaCTGAGGACAGAGATGAAGGACCAGCCTGGATACCTTCCTCTAGTCATGAGTATCACTGTGAAAGGCCTGGCCTCTTTAGGAAAGATTTAG
- the LOC120031279 gene encoding gasdermin-E-like isoform X2, whose product MKKLIKMLEVRAGIKQLNIDVKESDFVDHSGTFGDKKEINSEGNVEGLAADLKLNLGLKSFSEQESSFGRLKKEEVEVKELVNYSKNKHLNMTHPVIKQTREKPRAILGVLTERIMTSQPCPVTNKVRKRGNVGANMSVRVALSVKASMKQSGSTQTDSDVSLKIPEYTVIAFSLIELKVKCDGKFELCLFANNGGFEKVRSNYEIEEDGIMDLGGDYDINSPLNLNKELKKLSDHFQLLSVLPAATRSSLLQLLKTTMEDREAVSVLESVLDQMCDGETPDLGDLEESERETVQAIQDLVDQCVGKDEDEIRSSLLSAVHLIVSAMDGMTDEGLFVLGSCCSPPVLQALQILVQHVAAGSGETLSLRDAGLAVLTEEEVFGRTESLFGHSTVTLKREEDTLRTEMKDQPGYLPLVMSITVKGLASLGKI is encoded by the exons ATGAAGAAATTGATAAAAATGCTGGAAGTGAGAGCTGGAATTAAACAATTAAATATCG ATGTGAAGGAGTCTGACTTCGTGGACCACAGTGGGACATTTGGTGACAAGAAAGAAATTAACTCAGAAGGAAATGTGGAGGGATTGGCGGCTGATTTAAAACTTAACTTGGGCTTAAAAAGCTTCAGCGAACAAGAGTCGTCCTTTGGCAGactgaagaaagaggaggtggaagtGAAGGAGTTGGTTAACTATTCGAAAAACAA ACATCTGAACATGACCCACCCTGTGATCAAGCAGACCCGGGAGAAGCCCAGGGCAATATTAGGGGTGTTGACGGAGAGGATTATGACATCACAACCTTGCCCGGTCACAAACAAAGTCCGGAAGCGTGGCAATGTAGGAGCCAACATGAGCGTCCGCGTGGCCCTGAGCGTGAAG GCCTCTATGAAGCAGAGCGGCAGTACTCAGACAGATAGTGATGTGTCGCTGAAGATTCCTGAATATACTGTCATTGCCTTCAGTCTGATTGAACTCAAGGTCAAATGCGATGGAAAGTTTG AGCTGTGCCTCTTCGCCAACAATGGGGGCTTTGAAAAGGTTAGGTCAAATTACGAGATTGAAGAGGATGGAATTATGGACCTGGGAGGCGACTACGATATCAACAGCCCCCTAAATCTGAACAAAG AACTGAAGAAACTGAGTGATCATTTCCAGCTGCTGTCAGTCCTGCCAGCAGCCACACGTTCCTCCCTGCTCCAGCTCCTCAAGACAACCatggaggacagagaggcagTCAGTGTGCTGGAGAGTGTG ctggatcAGATGTGTGATGGTGAGACTCCTGACCTGGGTGATCTGGAAGAGTCTGAGAGGGAAACAGTCCAGGCCATACAGGATCTTGTAGACCAATGTGTTGGGAAGGATGAGGACGAGATCAGATCCTCTCTTCTCAGTGCTGTCCACCTCATTGTCAGTGCCATGGACG GAATGACAGATGAGGGTCTGTTTGTGTTGGGATCGTGTTGCAGTCCTCCAGTCTTACAGGCCCTGCAGATCCTG GTGCAGCATGTGGCAGCAGGGAGTGGAGAGACCCTCTCTCTGAGAGATGCAGGTCTGGCTGTTCTGACTGAGGAGGAGGTGTTTGGGAGGACAGAGAGTCTCTTTGGTCACTCTACAGTTAcactgaagagagaagaggacacaCTGAGGACAGAGATGAAGGACCAGCCTGGATACCTTCCTCTAGTCATGAGTATCACTGTGAAAGGCCTGGCCTCTTTAGGAAAGATTTAG